Proteins encoded within one genomic window of Acidobacteriota bacterium:
- a CDS encoding serine/threonine protein kinase, translated as MRYCPICKRCYEDTELRCAQDGLFLVEAFPGPRAVDGKYRIDMLLGQGGMGSVFKATHLELDRTIALKIVLPDFVSSNETLERFRQEARAAARLNHPNVIGVYDFGVLPTGQAYLAMELLRGRSLRDEIEDLGQLTPQRVLEIMRPVCEAVHAAHCAGVIHRDLKPDNIVVEASEGGLEQVKVVDFGIAKLKERSGIHSLNLTEPGLVMGTPHYMSPEQCRGEELDARSDVYSLGVTVYEMLSGRVPFDAPTPSAVIIQHAIDPPRRLRLLRSDISEALENVVMRSLSKNRELRQQSAMELYTDLSQAVNPPVTVEKSASFAPPKSKPITGQFTRFEPEDTAIPSISPLFTTGKSHVAQVIKLSEKSALQGHEHVIKSLDFSPDGTSLLSASGDGTIRLWDMTTNQERSVLRGHEYSVNSAIFSPDGTRIASAGADGTVRLWLVKGEREIIALGHKASVRSLSFAPDGRWLASACDTEIKLWDTIRYRQITSLEGHTKTVESVAFSPDGNLLASGSADDTVRLWDMVTKTEQESLLRAGHAVTAVAYSPQGHLLASAGRDQVVCLWDLDNLPEGCKVLWGHDEAVRAIAFSADGLWMASGDWNGELRIWNLENQEIIASEEAHDGSIFALRFSPKSNLLVSGGYDTMIKVWQVG; from the coding sequence ATGAGATACTGCCCAATCTGTAAGCGATGTTATGAAGATACTGAACTGCGTTGTGCCCAGGATGGGCTTTTTTTAGTCGAAGCCTTTCCGGGTCCACGCGCGGTTGACGGCAAATACCGAATTGACATGCTCCTGGGTCAAGGCGGGATGGGATCTGTCTTTAAAGCAACCCATCTTGAACTGGACCGGACCATTGCCCTCAAAATCGTGCTGCCTGATTTTGTATCCAGTAATGAAACCCTCGAACGCTTTCGCCAGGAAGCACGCGCCGCTGCCCGACTCAACCACCCAAATGTCATCGGCGTGTATGACTTTGGCGTATTGCCAACCGGTCAGGCGTATCTGGCCATGGAACTTCTCCGGGGTCGGTCACTGCGTGATGAGATCGAAGATTTAGGTCAGTTGACACCGCAACGTGTTCTGGAAATTATGCGTCCAGTGTGCGAGGCGGTTCATGCGGCACACTGTGCCGGCGTCATCCACCGTGATTTGAAGCCTGACAATATCGTGGTTGAAGCCAGTGAAGGCGGCCTGGAACAGGTCAAAGTGGTTGATTTTGGAATTGCCAAACTCAAAGAACGATCCGGCATTCATTCCCTGAATCTGACCGAGCCGGGGCTGGTGATGGGAACGCCACACTATATGTCACCGGAACAGTGCCGGGGCGAAGAACTCGACGCCCGGTCTGATGTCTACAGCCTGGGCGTAACGGTTTATGAAATGCTCTCTGGACGCGTGCCGTTTGACGCACCAACCCCTTCAGCGGTCATTATTCAGCACGCAATTGACCCGCCGCGCCGGTTGCGATTGCTCCGAAGCGACATCAGCGAAGCCCTTGAAAATGTCGTGATGCGCTCGCTTTCAAAAAATCGTGAACTCCGTCAACAATCAGCCATGGAGCTGTACACGGATCTGTCACAAGCCGTGAACCCACCCGTCACGGTTGAAAAATCCGCCAGTTTTGCCCCGCCGAAATCCAAACCGATTACCGGCCAGTTTACCCGGTTTGAACCGGAAGACACGGCGATTCCATCTATTTCGCCATTGTTTACAACTGGCAAATCCCACGTCGCCCAGGTCATTAAACTCTCGGAAAAGTCAGCGCTTCAGGGTCACGAACACGTGATCAAATCACTGGACTTTTCACCTGACGGCACCTCCCTGCTCTCTGCGAGCGGAGACGGTACGATCCGGTTATGGGATATGACCACCAACCAGGAGCGTTCGGTGCTGCGTGGGCACGAATATTCAGTCAATTCCGCCATTTTTTCACCGGACGGCACTCGCATTGCCTCAGCCGGAGCCGATGGAACGGTCCGCCTGTGGCTGGTGAAAGGCGAGCGCGAAATCATTGCCCTGGGTCATAAAGCTTCGGTGCGTTCATTAAGCTTTGCACCGGATGGTCGCTGGCTGGCTTCGGCCTGTGATACGGAAATCAAACTGTGGGACACCATCCGCTATCGGCAAATTACCTCGCTTGAAGGCCATACCAAAACCGTTGAATCGGTTGCCTTTTCACCGGATGGAAATCTTCTGGCTTCGGGAAGCGCCGATGACACGGTCCGCTTGTGGGATATGGTGACCAAAACTGAACAGGAATCGCTCTTGCGGGCAGGTCATGCGGTGACGGCAGTTGCCTACTCACCACAAGGGCATCTGCTGGCTTCGGCAGGACGTGACCAGGTGGTTTGCCTCTGGGACCTCGACAATTTGCCCGAAGGCTGCAAAGTCCTCTGGGGACACGATGAAGCAGTGCGGGCGATTGCCTTTTCAGCCGATGGATTGTGGATGGCTTCTGGCGATTGGAATGGCGAGCTACGAATCTGGAACCTGGAAAATCAGGAAATCATTGCCTCTGAAGAAGCCCATGACGGGTCAATTTTTGCGCTACGCTTTTCCCCAAAAAGCAATCTCCTGGTTTCAGGCGGCTACGATACAATGATCAAAGTCTGGCAGGTTGGGTAG
- a CDS encoding tetratricopeptide repeat protein — translation MSNLPPQSALAAAIEQLRSGNGAQAEALIVNATEAIFTQYGPESSKYAAALFDLGSFFVAIESFERAVDTMREATKVPYLGESGQRDHLTYVLNLGELLIHVEQFEEAETVLRTNVTDREAFYGRQHAGYAFALIPLAEVVWLTGNQEEAQELILQAVQILWVEGNPRVAQAIALQAFILASNGFDSGFELIRDVPLELIEDILQQVFRRQDVADPGLVLMVLQDALRWVDSLPEATLEFKQQVLAQLSTIARTTGEHSVRLGALKALLEVSQKVGDFRQEIDVEMALGLALSELNESEKADYAYQRAGELARSLGDPGLYSGVLRNYGLFLADLERRAEAEAVLRKSVVIAQAGLDQLQTGRALIALGIFLQHDHKLAEAQELLEQALGILPVAHPDTLYARSHLDAIRTNQSCGCGDMSDAIAVTLKALVEPNLPPDLLDEISLGEDMDVQVQLKREPTEDEVDQLNRVIGHAVRELRERFRRQGFSGTDRGTE, via the coding sequence ATGTCAAATCTTCCACCCCAAAGCGCGCTGGCTGCAGCCATCGAGCAACTTCGGTCAGGTAACGGCGCCCAGGCAGAGGCGCTGATTGTGAATGCGACCGAAGCTATCTTCACCCAGTATGGACCTGAGAGCTCCAAATATGCCGCTGCCTTGTTTGACCTGGGAAGTTTTTTTGTGGCGATTGAAAGTTTTGAACGGGCAGTTGACACCATGCGTGAGGCCACCAAAGTTCCTTATCTGGGTGAATCCGGGCAACGTGACCATCTGACCTATGTGTTGAATCTGGGTGAGTTATTGATTCACGTTGAACAATTTGAAGAAGCCGAGACGGTTTTGAGAACCAACGTGACTGATCGTGAAGCTTTTTATGGCCGGCAGCACGCCGGGTATGCCTTTGCTCTGATTCCACTCGCCGAAGTTGTCTGGTTGACTGGTAATCAGGAGGAAGCCCAGGAACTCATTCTGCAAGCCGTTCAAATTCTCTGGGTTGAAGGCAATCCGCGAGTAGCTCAGGCGATTGCACTGCAAGCATTTATTCTGGCCAGCAACGGGTTTGATTCAGGATTTGAGCTGATTCGTGACGTTCCCCTTGAGTTGATTGAGGATATTTTGCAGCAAGTCTTTCGCCGTCAGGATGTGGCCGATCCTGGGCTGGTCTTGATGGTGCTCCAGGACGCCTTGCGATGGGTTGATTCGTTGCCTGAGGCGACACTTGAGTTTAAACAACAGGTGTTGGCGCAATTATCAACCATCGCCCGAACGACTGGGGAACATTCGGTTCGGCTTGGAGCGCTCAAGGCATTGCTGGAAGTCAGCCAGAAGGTAGGTGATTTTCGACAGGAAATTGATGTTGAAATGGCACTTGGGCTGGCACTCAGTGAACTAAATGAATCAGAAAAAGCCGATTATGCCTATCAGCGGGCTGGGGAACTGGCTCGTTCGTTGGGCGACCCTGGGTTGTATTCAGGGGTACTACGCAACTATGGGTTGTTTCTGGCAGATCTGGAGCGCCGCGCCGAGGCTGAAGCGGTGCTCCGAAAATCAGTTGTGATTGCCCAGGCCGGACTTGATCAACTACAGACCGGGCGTGCCCTGATTGCCCTGGGTATTTTCCTTCAACACGACCATAAACTGGCTGAGGCTCAAGAACTTCTGGAACAGGCCCTTGGGATTTTGCCCGTTGCTCATCCTGACACCCTCTATGCCCGAAGCCATCTGGATGCCATTCGAACGAACCAGAGCTGCGGGTGTGGCGATATGTCCGATGCGATTGCCGTAACCTTAAAAGCCCTGGTTGAACCCAATCTGCCGCCTGATTTGCTCGATGAAATTTCGCTGGGTGAAGATATGGACGTCCAGGTTCAGCTCAAACGCGAACCGACTGAAGACGAGGTGGACCAGTTGAATCGGGTGATTGGCCATGCCGTTCGCGAACTTCGTGAACGCTTTCGTCGGCAGGGGTTTTCAGGTACTGACCGCGGAACTGAATGA
- the rlmB gene encoding 23S rRNA (guanosine(2251)-2'-O)-methyltransferase RlmB translates to MSHIYGVSPVLEALRAGKRNIHRIIFARGGQPARLEEIRQLARRNGVTCVEEPRERLNQLAANANHQGVIAVVAAANYADPDDLLEAVTGIPLLVLLDQVEDPHNLGAIVRTAECSGAQGVFVTEHHAAGLTETVVKASAGATEHLPVARVTNLSYFIERLKGRGIWVVGVEKGGSKRYTEWDFTTPTAIVLGSEGKGMRRLVREHCDLIVSIPLAGQISSLNVSVAAGVVLYEAFRQRSFRRNEEN, encoded by the coding sequence ATGTCCCACATCTATGGAGTTTCCCCAGTTTTAGAGGCGTTGCGGGCTGGTAAACGCAACATCCATCGCATCATTTTTGCCCGTGGCGGGCAACCGGCTCGACTGGAAGAAATCCGGCAACTGGCGCGTCGCAATGGAGTTACCTGTGTCGAAGAACCCCGCGAACGCCTGAACCAGCTCGCGGCCAATGCCAACCATCAGGGGGTTATCGCCGTGGTAGCAGCAGCGAACTATGCCGACCCGGATGACCTGCTCGAAGCGGTGACAGGTATTCCGCTCCTGGTTTTGCTTGATCAGGTTGAAGACCCACATAATCTGGGGGCGATTGTCCGAACGGCTGAATGTTCTGGAGCACAAGGTGTTTTTGTGACGGAACATCACGCGGCGGGTCTGACTGAAACGGTGGTCAAAGCATCAGCCGGCGCAACCGAACACCTGCCGGTGGCACGAGTCACGAACCTGTCTTATTTCATTGAACGGCTCAAAGGACGTGGAATCTGGGTGGTCGGGGTTGAAAAAGGTGGATCTAAACGATACACCGAATGGGATTTTACAACTCCGACGGCGATTGTTCTGGGAAGCGAAGGCAAAGGCATGCGGCGGCTGGTTCGGGAACATTGCGACTTAATCGTGTCAATTCCCCTGGCAGGTCAGATTTCATCCCTCAATGTTTCGGTGGCGGCAGGTGTTGTGCTCTATGAAGCATTCCGACAACGGAGTTTTCGCCGGAATGAAGAGAATTGA
- a CDS encoding DUF1684 domain-containing protein, translated as MTFKARLFLMLVTLAVGLTASCTNQPQKVSDSELPKIPQKQTSPVGSPTETDPLTNPKASPESIQKALEELRQAKDYSLKNLDGSPIPESERAAFKGLTYFPVDLNYRIVCQLTPSKSGETLKMPATNGEDRLYTVVGSFHFEISGTKCSLLALKSVQNASPLALRTLFVPFKDATSGVETYGAGRYLELEENETGTYVLDFNRAFSPFCAYNSSYSCPIPPQQNVLTVAIKAGEKYAHQ; from the coding sequence TTGACTTTCAAGGCACGGTTGTTTCTGATGCTGGTTACACTGGCTGTCGGCCTCACTGCTTCGTGTACTAACCAGCCTCAGAAGGTATCGGATTCAGAACTTCCTAAAATTCCCCAAAAACAGACGTCACCAGTTGGGTCTCCGACTGAAACCGATCCCTTGACCAACCCGAAAGCCTCGCCTGAATCAATTCAGAAGGCACTCGAAGAACTTCGACAGGCAAAAGATTATTCATTGAAGAACCTGGATGGATCGCCAATCCCTGAAAGTGAACGGGCGGCGTTTAAAGGCTTGACCTATTTTCCGGTTGATCTGAACTATCGAATTGTGTGCCAGCTCACACCTTCAAAGTCAGGGGAAACACTGAAAATGCCAGCCACGAATGGTGAAGATCGCCTCTACACAGTAGTTGGCTCATTTCACTTTGAAATATCCGGCACGAAATGTTCCCTGCTTGCCTTGAAAAGTGTGCAAAACGCTTCGCCGCTGGCCTTGCGAACGCTTTTTGTGCCGTTCAAAGACGCGACATCCGGTGTGGAAACGTATGGTGCTGGCCGCTATCTGGAGCTTGAAGAAAATGAAACTGGCACCTATGTCCTTGATTTTAATCGGGCATTTAGTCCTTTCTGCGCTTATAATTCCAGCTACAGTTGCCCGATTCCTCCTCAACAAAATGTCTTAACCGTCGCCATCAAAGCCGGTGAGAAATATGCTCACCAGTAG
- a CDS encoding enoyl-CoA hydratase/isomerase family protein: protein MYENLLIEKQGAIAFLKINRPDKLNALNIPTRNEILKALEELHDDAEVRVLIVTGVGEKAFIAGADISEFAGMTAITQREVMTRRRAFDAMENFPKPVIAMINGFCLGGGCELALACDIRVASENAKLGQPEIKLGVIPGGGGTQRMARLIGEGKAMELILTGDMVDAQEALKLGLVNHVFPHAELEAKTLELAKKIADKSPVALRFAKEAVKSAAKANLREGLEREVDLFALCFASEDKEEGVKAFLEKRKPEFKGK, encoded by the coding sequence GTGTACGAAAATCTCTTAATTGAAAAGCAAGGTGCGATTGCCTTCTTAAAAATTAACCGTCCTGACAAGCTGAACGCCCTCAACATTCCAACCCGGAATGAGATTTTGAAGGCGCTCGAAGAACTGCATGATGATGCGGAAGTTCGAGTTCTGATTGTGACCGGTGTGGGCGAAAAAGCTTTTATTGCTGGTGCCGACATCAGTGAATTTGCCGGAATGACCGCCATCACCCAACGCGAAGTGATGACCCGCCGCCGGGCATTTGACGCAATGGAAAACTTCCCCAAACCAGTCATTGCCATGATCAACGGCTTTTGTCTGGGTGGCGGCTGCGAACTGGCACTTGCCTGCGACATCCGTGTCGCGAGCGAAAATGCCAAACTCGGCCAGCCTGAAATTAAACTGGGTGTCATTCCCGGTGGTGGAGGAACACAACGCATGGCCCGGCTGATTGGTGAAGGCAAAGCCATGGAACTCATTCTGACTGGCGATATGGTTGATGCTCAGGAAGCCCTCAAACTTGGCCTTGTCAACCACGTCTTTCCACACGCTGAACTTGAAGCCAAAACCCTCGAACTGGCCAAAAAGATTGCCGACAAGAGCCCGGTTGCCCTTCGCTTTGCGAAAGAAGCGGTGAAATCAGCCGCCAAAGCCAATCTGCGCGAAGGTCTTGAACGCGAAGTTGACCTGTTTGCCCTGTGTTTTGCCAGTGAAGACAAAGAAGAAGGCGTCAAAGCGTTCCTCGAAAAGCGGAAACCGGAATTTAAGGGCAAGTAG
- a CDS encoding 3-hydroxyacyl-CoA dehydrogenase family protein has product MNSIRKVGVLGAGTMGRGIAQVCVQSGCDVVLHDVSGAVLEQARSAIHSGLAKAVEKGRLTPEAKTAACDRLRITSDLALVYPADCIIEAVPEKLALKQELFAELDQHLAPQAILATNTSSLSITAIAEATSRPERVIGLHFFNPVPVMKLLEIIRGKQTSETVLQQTLEFGKQLGKETIVVQDSPGFATSRLGLALGLEAMRMMETGVASAQDIDRAMELGYNHPIGPLKLTDMVGLDVRLSIAEYLFEKLGSESFRPPQILRNLVAEGKLGKKSGQGFYSWNEE; this is encoded by the coding sequence ATGAATTCCATTCGAAAAGTCGGCGTTTTAGGAGCTGGCACCATGGGGCGTGGAATTGCCCAGGTGTGTGTCCAAAGTGGCTGTGACGTTGTCTTACACGATGTGTCAGGGGCGGTTCTTGAGCAGGCACGTTCAGCGATCCATTCTGGGTTGGCAAAGGCGGTCGAAAAAGGTCGGTTGACACCTGAAGCCAAAACGGCGGCCTGTGATCGGCTCCGCATCACCTCTGACCTGGCTCTGGTCTACCCGGCAGACTGTATTATTGAAGCAGTGCCTGAAAAACTGGCCTTAAAACAGGAACTGTTTGCTGAACTGGATCAACATCTTGCCCCACAAGCCATTCTGGCCACCAATACCTCTTCGCTGAGTATCACGGCGATTGCCGAGGCAACTTCACGACCAGAACGGGTGATTGGCCTGCATTTTTTTAACCCGGTGCCGGTCATGAAACTGCTGGAAATCATTCGTGGAAAACAGACTTCTGAGACAGTGCTCCAACAGACCCTTGAATTTGGCAAACAACTTGGCAAAGAAACTATTGTCGTTCAAGACTCACCGGGGTTTGCCACCAGCCGGCTTGGGCTGGCACTTGGCCTGGAAGCAATGCGCATGATGGAAACCGGCGTGGCATCGGCACAGGACATTGATCGCGCAATGGAGTTGGGCTACAACCACCCGATTGGTCCGCTCAAACTGACCGATATGGTTGGGCTAGATGTGCGGCTCAGTATTGCAGAATACCTCTTTGAAAAACTCGGTTCCGAGTCGTTTCGTCCACCTCAAATCCTTCGCAACCTGGTGGCCGAAGGGAAACTTGGAAAGAAATCTGGCCAGGGTTTCTATTCCTGGAATGAAGAATGA
- a CDS encoding enoyl-ACP reductase, with protein sequence MLTGKKGLILGVANKRSLAWGIAQATATAGARLALTYQGDRLEENVRELAAKLENPLVLPCDVTNDADVATLFETLKEQFGTLDFLVHAIAFAQKEDLEGTFLGTSRDGFRVAHDISAYSLTALARAAFPLMKDKGGSILTLSYLGAERAMPHYNVMGVAKAALEASVRYLATDLGPSNIRVNAISAGPISTLAARGIGGFTKMLQYHRETAPLRRNTEVSEVADTALFLVSHMGRGITGEVIYVDGGFHIVGMPPL encoded by the coding sequence ATGCTCACAGGTAAAAAAGGATTAATTTTAGGCGTTGCCAACAAACGAAGTCTGGCCTGGGGAATTGCCCAGGCGACAGCCACGGCTGGTGCCCGGCTGGCACTCACCTATCAGGGTGACCGACTTGAAGAAAACGTCCGCGAACTGGCGGCAAAACTTGAGAATCCACTCGTGCTTCCCTGCGACGTGACCAACGATGCAGACGTCGCCACCCTGTTTGAAACCCTCAAAGAACAGTTTGGCACGCTCGATTTTCTGGTTCACGCCATTGCGTTCGCTCAAAAAGAAGACCTGGAAGGCACCTTCCTGGGGACATCTCGGGATGGATTTCGAGTCGCCCACGATATCAGCGCCTACTCCCTCACCGCCCTGGCTCGGGCTGCGTTTCCGTTGATGAAGGACAAGGGTGGCAGCATTTTGACCCTCTCCTACCTTGGCGCTGAACGGGCAATGCCCCACTACAACGTGATGGGCGTTGCCAAAGCAGCACTCGAAGCCAGTGTACGCTATCTGGCAACGGATTTAGGCCCCTCCAACATTCGAGTCAATGCCATTTCCGCCGGTCCAATCAGCACCCTGGCCGCGCGCGGCATCGGTGGCTTTACCAAGATGCTGCAGTATCACCGCGAAACCGCCCCCCTGCGCCGCAACACCGAAGTCAGCGAAGTGGCCGACACAGCGCTGTTTCTGGTTTCACATATGGGCCGTGGCATCACGGGCGAAGTCATTTATGTGGATGGCGGCTTCCATATTGTTGGCATGCCTCCGCTCTAA
- a CDS encoding GTPase domain-containing protein, whose protein sequence is MTFINYASREINCKIVYYGPGLGGKTTNLQYIYDSTAPQAKGKLISLATETDRTLFFDFLPLELGTVRGFKTRFHLYTVPGQVFYDASRKLILKGVDGVVFVADSQYERMDANIESLWNLENNLKAQGYDLMKIPYVLQLNKRDLPGVMPIEELKKELMRKGEPVFEGVAFKGVGVFDTLKAVAKQVLVELKKGGG, encoded by the coding sequence TTGACATTCATTAACTACGCATCGCGAGAAATCAACTGTAAGATCGTGTACTACGGCCCGGGTTTGGGCGGGAAGACGACCAATTTGCAGTACATTTACGACTCGACGGCACCCCAGGCCAAAGGGAAACTGATCAGCCTGGCGACTGAGACGGACCGTACGCTGTTTTTCGACTTTCTTCCATTGGAACTTGGGACGGTGCGCGGGTTCAAAACCCGTTTTCACCTCTACACTGTGCCTGGGCAGGTTTTTTACGATGCCAGTCGCAAACTCATTTTGAAGGGTGTAGATGGTGTGGTTTTTGTGGCCGACAGCCAGTACGAACGCATGGACGCTAACATTGAGTCACTGTGGAACCTTGAAAACAACCTCAAGGCCCAGGGTTATGATTTGATGAAGATTCCCTATGTCCTCCAGCTCAACAAACGCGACCTTCCCGGCGTCATGCCGATTGAAGAGTTGAAAAAAGAGCTGATGCGCAAAGGCGAGCCCGTCTTTGAAGGGGTTGCCTTCAAAGGGGTTGGGGTGTTTGACACCTTGAAAGCGGTCGCCAAGCAGGTACTGGTTGAACTGAAAAAAGGCGGCGGCTAA
- a CDS encoding roadblock/LC7 domain-containing protein yields MSNPAMVLYGEEYQLIKTIIAKLCEDANAKMVFLVDKNGQQIASHGELGDIDTTSLASLTAGNVAATDGLARLIGEKEFPVLSHEGERDNIHISIVAQRVILVVIFDERSSLGLVRLRVRRASSELTEVFELIVRKVEQEKEKGNSLETPFAEITDEDIDNLFRE; encoded by the coding sequence ATGTCAAACCCCGCGATGGTGCTCTACGGCGAGGAATACCAACTAATCAAAACCATCATCGCCAAACTGTGCGAAGATGCGAACGCCAAGATGGTATTTCTTGTTGATAAGAATGGACAACAAATAGCTTCACATGGGGAACTTGGCGATATTGATACGACCAGTTTGGCTTCATTGACGGCAGGAAACGTCGCGGCAACTGACGGATTGGCCCGCCTCATTGGAGAGAAAGAATTTCCAGTCCTTTCTCATGAAGGCGAACGCGACAATATCCACATCTCAATCGTGGCTCAGCGTGTCATTCTGGTCGTCATCTTTGATGAACGATCCAGTCTCGGACTTGTCCGGTTGCGTGTCAGACGGGCATCGAGCGAACTCACTGAGGTGTTTGAATTAATTGTGCGCAAAGTTGAGCAGGAAAAAGAAAAGGGCAACTCACTGGAAACCCCGTTTGCTGAAATTACGGATGAGGATATTGACAACCTCTTTCGTGAGTGA